A region of Nocardioides alkalitolerans DNA encodes the following proteins:
- a CDS encoding 5'/3'-nucleotidase SurE encodes MRILVTNDDGIEAPGLLAAARALVDAGHDVVVGAPTRDFSGSGSGLGPIDDGSVVGWREHRLPGVDCAAYAIDAPPSFAVLAFCSRLFGPSPDLVVAGINDGYNTGRLVLASSTVGAALTAATVGVGSIAVSTAEAPHHRYDTAAAVLVAVVRQVVQQGRRGACLNVNVPALDVADLAGVEVGGLARRGLMGLGLERGDDVITLRRYANDRGIDGGTDAALVGAGYVAVTALTGVTQADHGRAGNAGLAAVVDAARAQLRAHAGATPV; translated from the coding sequence GTGCGCATCCTGGTCACCAACGACGACGGCATCGAGGCACCCGGCCTCCTCGCCGCCGCCCGCGCCCTGGTCGACGCCGGTCACGACGTCGTCGTCGGCGCCCCGACCCGTGACTTCTCCGGCTCGGGCTCGGGTCTCGGCCCGATCGACGACGGCTCCGTCGTCGGGTGGCGCGAGCACCGCCTGCCGGGCGTCGACTGCGCGGCGTACGCCATCGACGCCCCGCCGTCCTTCGCCGTGCTCGCGTTCTGCTCCCGGCTCTTCGGGCCGTCGCCGGACCTCGTGGTCGCCGGCATCAACGACGGCTACAACACCGGGCGCCTCGTGCTCGCCTCGAGCACCGTCGGTGCCGCCCTCACCGCCGCCACCGTCGGGGTCGGGAGCATCGCGGTCAGCACCGCCGAGGCGCCCCACCACCGCTACGACACCGCCGCCGCCGTGCTCGTCGCCGTCGTGCGCCAGGTCGTGCAGCAGGGCCGGCGCGGCGCCTGCCTCAACGTGAACGTGCCCGCCCTCGACGTCGCCGACCTCGCCGGCGTCGAGGTCGGCGGCCTGGCGCGCCGCGGCCTCATGGGCCTCGGCCTCGAGCGGGGCGACGACGTCATCACGCTGCGTCGCTACGCGAACGACCGCGGGATCGACGGAGGCACCGACGCGGCCCTCGTCGGGGCGGGGTACGTCGCGGTCACCGCCCTCACCGGCGTCACCCAGGCCGACCACGGACGGGCGGGCAACGCGGGCCTCGCCGCCGTCGTCGACGCGGCCCGCGCACAGCTCCGCGCCCACGCCGGCGCGACCCCCGTCTAG
- a CDS encoding ferredoxin--NADP reductase, which produces MTATSLDPVLLGHELAVRDVVQETADAVSITFDVPADLADRFVHRPGQFLTLAVPSERTGRVARCYSLSSAPGDAPTVTVKRTPDGYASGWLCAHLRPGATLRVLPPAGTFVPHDLAASMVLAAAGSGITPMISIVRAALAVPGGRLTLLYANRDAESVIFADVLDALAAAHPDRFEVRHWLESERGLPTVDGLAELTGPTGEKPWYLCGPAPFMDVAKQAAVACGAAPRAVHQEDFHSLVGDPFALAVAEPAGADDDAAELEVTLDGRTHLLRWGRSETLVDVMLANGVEAPYSCREGTCGSCMCTVVDGEVVQGSTEALAEEDIEDGYVLGCQSRPLGARVVVEFD; this is translated from the coding sequence GTGACCGCGACGTCCCTCGACCCGGTGCTGCTGGGCCACGAGCTCGCCGTGCGCGACGTCGTGCAGGAGACCGCCGACGCGGTGTCGATCACCTTCGACGTGCCCGCCGACCTGGCCGACCGGTTCGTGCACCGCCCGGGCCAGTTCCTCACGCTCGCCGTGCCGAGCGAGCGCACCGGCCGGGTCGCGCGCTGCTACTCGCTGAGCAGCGCGCCCGGCGACGCGCCGACCGTCACGGTGAAGCGCACGCCCGACGGCTACGCCAGCGGGTGGCTGTGCGCGCACCTCCGTCCCGGCGCCACGCTGCGCGTGCTGCCCCCGGCCGGCACCTTCGTGCCCCACGACCTCGCGGCGTCGATGGTGCTGGCCGCGGCCGGCAGCGGGATCACGCCGATGATCTCCATCGTGCGAGCGGCCCTGGCCGTGCCGGGCGGGCGTCTGACGCTGCTCTACGCCAACCGGGACGCGGAGTCGGTGATCTTCGCCGACGTGCTCGACGCGCTCGCCGCCGCCCACCCGGACCGGTTCGAGGTGCGGCACTGGCTGGAGAGCGAGCGGGGGCTGCCCACCGTGGACGGCCTGGCCGAGCTGACCGGCCCGACGGGCGAGAAGCCCTGGTACCTCTGCGGACCGGCGCCCTTCATGGACGTCGCGAAGCAGGCCGCGGTGGCCTGCGGGGCCGCGCCGCGGGCCGTGCACCAGGAGGACTTCCACTCCCTCGTGGGCGATCCCTTCGCGCTGGCCGTGGCGGAGCCCGCCGGTGCGGACGACGACGCCGCCGAGCTCGAGGTCACCCTCGACGGGCGCACCCACCTGCTGCGCTGGGGTCGCTCCGAGACGCTCGTCGACGTCATGCTGGCGAACGGCGTCGAAGCGCCGTACTCCTGCCGCGAGGGCACCTGCGGCTCCTGCATGTGCACGGTCGTCGACGGCGAGGTCGTGCAGGGCTCGACGGAGGCGCTGGCCGAGGAGGACATCGAGGACGGCTACGTGCTCGGCTGCCAGTCCCGGCCCCTCGGTGCGCGGGTGGTCGTCGAGTTCGACTGA
- a CDS encoding TetR/AcrR family transcriptional regulator — protein MSDPEVIDVSDMIGGLYDDVGLRDGEPSAKRPNKRGEQTRERIVTAAIECFTEYGYTRTRVSDIVHRAGTAQGNFYRHFTSLDDVFLAALRPGLEALAVVPTRRTGHSFELESLVESNTSYLHSYARYRHTLRLLREAAAASANDGFLQLWLRLRGDFVARTRRWLQRLTDSGHLRAGEDLDLLAEALGCLTEQLAYVHVGLPASTPRRERIDELGRSLGESWYRLLPRAEEDR, from the coding sequence GTGAGCGACCCCGAGGTGATCGACGTCAGCGACATGATCGGCGGGCTCTACGACGACGTCGGCCTGCGCGACGGCGAGCCGTCGGCCAAGCGGCCCAACAAGCGGGGCGAGCAGACCCGTGAGCGCATCGTGACCGCGGCCATCGAGTGCTTCACCGAGTACGGCTACACCCGCACCCGCGTCTCCGACATCGTCCACCGGGCCGGCACGGCGCAGGGCAACTTCTACCGTCACTTCACGTCGCTGGACGACGTCTTCCTGGCCGCGCTCCGGCCGGGGCTGGAGGCCCTCGCGGTGGTGCCCACGCGCCGTACGGGGCACAGCTTCGAGCTCGAGAGCCTCGTCGAGAGCAACACGAGCTACCTGCACAGCTACGCCCGCTACCGGCACACCCTGCGCCTCCTGCGCGAGGCCGCGGCGGCCAGCGCCAACGACGGGTTCCTCCAGCTGTGGCTGCGGCTGCGGGGCGACTTCGTCGCGCGCACGCGTCGGTGGCTGCAGCGCCTCACCGACAGCGGCCACCTCCGGGCCGGCGAGGACCTCGACCTGCTGGCGGAGGCGCTCGGCTGCCTCACCGAGCAGCTCGCCTACGTGCACGTCGGCCTGCCCGCGTCGACGCCGCGGCGCGAGCGCATCGACGAGCTGGGGCGCAGCCTCGGCGAGTCCTGGTACCGGCTGCTGCCGCGGGCGGAGGAGGACCGGTGA
- a CDS encoding pyruvate, phosphate dikinase: protein MTDLMTAADIVTLDGAEPGDRELLGGKACSVNAMRALGLRVPPAFAVTTRVCQEYHAAGGRLPDRVWPQVVAGIRDLERATGRTFGAGPEPLLVSVRSGAAQSMPGMMDTVLNLGLTRDLADALATSTGDTEWADDTWRRFCASFGEIVLDDPGALPPEDPWEQLRAAIGAVFDSWTNDRVRAYRQRHGLGEGGGTAVTVQAMVFGNRDDDSATGVLFSRDPGTGAPTLYGEWLPRAQGEDVVSGAATPQPLATLATRSPELHDELAEVAALLEREHRDLVDIEFTIESGRLYVLQSRAGKRSAVAAARIAVDLAEEGLITRAEAVARVGADQRAAAAAQGSVGAGTEVLATGLSAGPGVAVGVAVSDESQALELSAAGTPFVLVRPATVPEDVPLMFEAVAVVTELGGSTSHAALVCREIGLPCVVGAGEGVVDALTATPGTLVTVDGAAGTVHRGDVTGTGAPDGATGPATGNPHVATLERWAEEL, encoded by the coding sequence ATGACCGACCTGATGACCGCGGCCGACATCGTCACCCTCGACGGTGCGGAGCCCGGCGACCGCGAGCTGCTCGGTGGCAAGGCCTGCAGCGTCAACGCCATGCGGGCCCTCGGCCTGCGGGTCCCTCCCGCCTTCGCGGTGACGACCCGGGTCTGCCAGGAGTACCACGCGGCCGGCGGCCGGCTCCCCGACCGCGTCTGGCCGCAGGTCGTCGCGGGCATCCGCGATCTCGAGCGGGCGACGGGGCGCACGTTCGGCGCCGGACCGGAGCCGCTGCTCGTGTCGGTGCGCTCGGGCGCGGCGCAGAGCATGCCGGGCATGATGGACACCGTGCTCAACCTCGGTCTCACCCGCGACCTCGCCGACGCGCTCGCGACGAGCACCGGCGACACGGAGTGGGCTGACGACACGTGGCGCCGGTTCTGTGCCTCCTTCGGCGAGATCGTCCTCGACGACCCCGGGGCCCTGCCGCCCGAGGACCCCTGGGAGCAGCTCCGTGCCGCGATCGGCGCCGTCTTCGACTCCTGGACCAACGACCGCGTGCGCGCCTACCGGCAGCGCCACGGCCTCGGCGAGGGCGGCGGCACGGCGGTGACCGTGCAGGCCATGGTGTTCGGCAACCGCGACGACGACTCCGCCACGGGCGTGCTCTTCAGCCGCGACCCCGGCACCGGCGCCCCCACCCTGTACGGCGAGTGGCTGCCGCGCGCCCAGGGCGAGGACGTGGTCTCGGGCGCGGCCACGCCCCAGCCCCTCGCGACCCTCGCCACCCGGTCGCCGGAGCTCCACGACGAGCTGGCCGAGGTGGCCGCGCTCCTCGAGCGCGAGCACCGCGACCTGGTCGACATCGAGTTCACCATCGAGAGCGGCCGGCTCTACGTGCTGCAGAGCCGGGCCGGCAAGCGGTCCGCCGTCGCCGCGGCCCGCATCGCCGTCGACCTGGCCGAGGAGGGCCTCATCACGAGGGCCGAGGCCGTGGCCCGCGTCGGTGCCGACCAGCGGGCCGCCGCCGCGGCGCAGGGCTCCGTGGGCGCGGGCACCGAGGTGCTCGCCACCGGCCTGTCCGCCGGTCCCGGGGTCGCCGTCGGCGTCGCGGTGAGCGACGAGAGCCAGGCCCTCGAGCTGTCGGCCGCCGGCACGCCCTTCGTGCTGGTGCGTCCGGCGACCGTGCCGGAGGACGTGCCCCTGATGTTCGAGGCCGTCGCCGTCGTCACCGAGCTGGGCGGCAGCACCTCCCACGCGGCGCTCGTCTGCCGCGAGATCGGCCTGCCGTGCGTCGTCGGGGCGGGCGAGGGCGTCGTCGACGCGCTCACCGCGACGCCCGGGACCCTGGTGACGGTCGACGGCGCCGCCGGCACCGTCCACCGGGGCGACGTGACGGGCACGGGCGCGCCTGACGGAGCCACCGGACCGGCGACGGGGAACCCCCACGTCGCCACCCTCGAGCGTTGGGCGGAGGAGCTGTGA
- a CDS encoding SDR family oxidoreductase — MSAAPYVVTGAASGIGREVAAQLLAAGHGVIALDRGPVPLAGVTPVAVDLADPASVDAALAALPSEVAGLANVAGVPGTCPPATVLAVNLLGPRRLAAGLVDRIEPGGAVVNVSSVAAHRSAVPPEALRDLLDVTDADGVAAWLAVHGLEGPAAYDTSKAALNLATQLLAADLLPAGRRALTVSPGPIETPILDDFRASMGVDAIARAAGVVGRHGRPEEIAAVVVFALGRSATWLNGVDVPVEGGLLAARVAAAHRAGPPGPPGAARPAAPTTSDRKDPS, encoded by the coding sequence ATGAGCGCCGCGCCGTACGTCGTCACGGGTGCCGCCTCCGGCATCGGACGCGAGGTGGCGGCCCAGCTGCTGGCCGCCGGGCACGGCGTCATCGCGCTCGACCGGGGTCCGGTGCCGCTCGCCGGCGTCACCCCGGTGGCCGTCGACCTCGCCGACCCCGCCTCGGTGGACGCCGCCCTGGCGGCCCTCCCGTCCGAGGTCGCGGGCCTCGCCAACGTGGCGGGCGTCCCGGGCACGTGCCCGCCCGCGACGGTGCTGGCCGTCAACCTGCTCGGCCCGCGGCGCCTGGCCGCCGGGCTCGTCGACCGGATCGAGCCCGGCGGGGCGGTCGTCAACGTGTCGTCCGTGGCGGCGCACCGCAGCGCCGTACCACCCGAGGCGCTCCGCGACCTGCTCGACGTCACCGACGCCGACGGCGTCGCGGCGTGGCTGGCGGTGCACGGGCTGGAGGGCCCGGCCGCCTACGACACGTCGAAGGCCGCGCTCAACCTCGCGACCCAGCTGCTCGCCGCCGACCTGCTCCCCGCCGGGCGCCGCGCGCTCACGGTGAGCCCGGGCCCCATCGAGACGCCGATCCTCGACGACTTCCGCGCCTCCATGGGCGTCGACGCGATCGCCCGGGCAGCCGGCGTCGTCGGCCGCCACGGGCGGCCCGAGGAGATCGCGGCCGTCGTGGTCTTCGCGCTCGGGCGATCGGCTACCTGGCTGAACGGCGTCGACGTCCCCGTCGAGGGAGGCCTGCTCGCGGCGCGGGTCGCCGCCGCCCACCGGGCCGGTCCCCCCGGTCCCCCCGGGGCCGCCAGGCCCGCCGCCCCCACCACGTCCGACCGGAAGGACCCGTCATGA
- a CDS encoding aldehyde dehydrogenase family protein, whose amino-acid sequence MSPLPALAGHVLGGEERAEGGDRHDVVSPFTEEVVGASREAGAALVDEAVRRARAAHERWTRVDPAGRAELLETLADLLERDGDAVAGTVSTEMGMPLWLAAATQVDLPTRVLRSTAALTRTLAWVQTSDGAVLHRRGAGVVGAITPWNMPVHQIVAKVAAALGAGCAVVLKPSEQTPYDAVRLALLVAEAAATHGAPADLLQVVQGTGPVTGAALTQHPGLDRLTFTGSVAAGRLVAAAGAATLTPATLELGGKSPALVLPDADLAEVVPAVLASGLVNSGQACNATTRLLFPAAVLPEVEEVVRAEVGRFVLGDPADPATRQGPLVTRAHRDRVLGHVAGALADGGRLVTGTGRPSEAVGHGWFVDPVVLADLPAGAAAAQQEIFGPVLVLQGYDDLDHAISLANDTRYGLSAEVWSAGTDGSRATAVAVAAEIRAGQVKVDGVRTRERPAVPFGGSGDSGWGRELGTHGLLEMTELTAVMA is encoded by the coding sequence GTGAGCCCGTTGCCCGCGCTCGCGGGCCACGTGCTCGGGGGCGAGGAGCGCGCGGAGGGCGGTGACCGTCACGACGTCGTCTCCCCGTTCACGGAGGAGGTCGTCGGGGCGAGCCGGGAGGCCGGTGCCGCCCTGGTCGACGAGGCCGTACGCCGCGCCCGCGCCGCCCACGAGCGGTGGACCCGGGTGGACCCGGCCGGACGCGCCGAGCTGCTCGAGACGCTCGCCGACCTGCTGGAGCGCGACGGCGACGCCGTCGCGGGCACGGTCAGCACCGAGATGGGCATGCCGCTCTGGCTGGCCGCGGCCACGCAGGTCGACCTGCCGACCCGCGTGCTGCGCTCGACGGCCGCGCTCACCCGCACGCTCGCGTGGGTGCAGACCTCGGACGGGGCGGTGCTGCACCGCCGGGGCGCGGGCGTCGTCGGCGCGATCACGCCGTGGAACATGCCGGTGCACCAGATCGTCGCGAAGGTGGCCGCCGCGCTCGGCGCGGGCTGCGCCGTCGTGCTCAAGCCGTCGGAGCAGACGCCGTACGACGCCGTGCGGCTCGCCCTGCTGGTCGCCGAGGCCGCCGCGACCCACGGTGCCCCGGCCGACCTCCTGCAGGTGGTGCAGGGCACCGGCCCCGTGACGGGCGCCGCGCTCACGCAGCACCCCGGTCTCGACCGGCTCACCTTCACCGGCAGCGTCGCGGCGGGCCGCCTGGTCGCCGCCGCGGGGGCCGCCACCCTGACGCCCGCCACCCTCGAGCTGGGCGGCAAGTCCCCGGCCCTCGTGCTGCCGGACGCCGACCTCGCGGAGGTGGTCCCGGCCGTGCTCGCCAGCGGCCTCGTCAACTCCGGCCAGGCGTGCAACGCCACGACGCGGCTGCTCTTCCCGGCCGCGGTGCTGCCGGAGGTGGAGGAGGTCGTGCGCGCCGAGGTCGGCCGCTTCGTGCTCGGCGACCCGGCCGACCCCGCCACCCGCCAGGGCCCACTCGTCACCCGCGCCCACCGCGACCGCGTGCTCGGCCATGTCGCCGGTGCCCTCGCCGACGGGGGCCGCCTCGTCACCGGCACCGGTCGCCCGAGCGAGGCCGTCGGGCACGGCTGGTTCGTCGACCCGGTCGTGCTCGCCGACCTCCCGGCGGGCGCCGCGGCCGCGCAGCAGGAGATCTTCGGACCGGTCCTCGTGCTCCAGGGCTACGACGACCTCGACCACGCCATCAGCCTGGCCAACGACACCCGGTACGGCCTCTCGGCCGAGGTGTGGTCGGCCGGCACCGACGGCTCGCGCGCCACGGCGGTCGCCGTCGCGGCCGAGATCCGCGCCGGCCAGGTGAAGGTCGACGGCGTGCGCACCCGTGAGCGGCCCGCCGTGCCCTTCGGCGGCTCCGGTGACTCGGGCTGGGGTCGGGAGCTCGGCACCCACGGCCTGCTCGAGATGACCGAGCTGACGGCGGTGATGGCATGA
- a CDS encoding cytochrome P450 — protein MTSVDDLDLMSLHPFELGRDEEVFARLRDERPMHWNDEPGGRGFWSVTRYDDVKRVAADHATFTVTEGTQIADRRAEGSGARSIHHVDPPDHGPLRKLAASEVRAAKVKKLEPDITQVIDDLLDEHVGTGEFDLVQKISAQLPLVMIGRLLGAPLEDCPHLLRWTNQMASEDPDYSEGPETAVRARDEVFTYFRALEEQRRACPADDLVSALTAAELDGVPLSRGYLDAYYLILMVAGNETTRNLLSGGVLALHENPAAWDHLRVNPSAVRVGVEEMVRWVSPVLSMRRTATRDVELHDRTVRAGEKVVMWFCSANRDPRAFERPEEFRIDRHPNEHLGFGWGEHACLGANLARLEARLFFTRLVERGLRLEVMGDARRLRSNFFRGIKTLPVRLEQA, from the coding sequence ATGACCTCCGTCGACGACCTCGACCTCATGAGTCTCCACCCGTTCGAGCTCGGGCGCGACGAGGAGGTCTTCGCCCGGCTGCGCGACGAGCGTCCGATGCACTGGAACGACGAGCCCGGCGGCCGCGGCTTCTGGTCGGTGACGCGGTACGACGACGTCAAGCGCGTCGCCGCTGACCACGCGACCTTCACGGTCACCGAGGGCACCCAGATCGCCGACCGCCGCGCCGAGGGGTCGGGCGCCCGCAGCATCCACCACGTGGACCCGCCCGACCACGGTCCGCTGCGCAAGCTCGCGGCCTCCGAGGTGCGGGCGGCCAAGGTCAAGAAGCTCGAGCCCGACATCACGCAGGTCATCGACGACCTGCTCGACGAGCACGTCGGCACCGGCGAGTTCGACCTCGTCCAGAAGATCTCCGCCCAGCTGCCCCTCGTGATGATCGGCCGGCTCCTGGGCGCTCCGCTCGAGGACTGCCCCCACCTGCTGCGGTGGACCAACCAGATGGCGTCGGAGGACCCGGACTACTCGGAGGGCCCCGAGACCGCCGTGCGGGCGCGCGACGAGGTCTTCACCTACTTCCGGGCCCTCGAGGAGCAGCGGCGGGCCTGCCCGGCCGACGACCTCGTCAGCGCGCTGACCGCCGCCGAGCTCGACGGGGTCCCGCTGAGCCGCGGCTACCTCGACGCGTACTACCTGATCCTCATGGTGGCGGGCAACGAGACGACCCGGAACCTGCTCTCCGGCGGGGTCCTGGCCCTCCACGAGAACCCCGCCGCCTGGGACCACCTGCGCGTCAACCCCTCGGCCGTCCGCGTGGGCGTCGAGGAGATGGTGCGCTGGGTCAGCCCGGTGCTCTCGATGCGGCGCACGGCCACGCGTGACGTCGAGCTGCACGACCGCACCGTGCGGGCCGGCGAGAAGGTCGTCATGTGGTTCTGCTCGGCCAACCGCGACCCGCGCGCGTTCGAGCGCCCCGAGGAGTTCCGCATCGACCGGCACCCCAACGAGCACCTGGGCTTCGGGTGGGGCGAGCACGCCTGCCTCGGCGCCAACCTCGCCCGGCTCGAGGCGCGCCTCTTCTTCACCCGGCTCGTGGAGCGCGGCCTCCGCCTGGAGGTGATGGGCGACGCCCGGCGCCTGCGCAGCAACTTCTTCCGCGGCATCAAGACGCTGCCGGTCCGCCTGGAGCAGGCGTGA
- a CDS encoding AMP-binding protein produces MYPPTVAARTPDLPAYVMAATGEQLTFAELDAASNQLAHLLRAHGVVAGDTLVLLLPNGLAWPVAVAAGMRTGLRVTPVNWHLGTPELSALLLEAAPRAVVTTVALGATLHAALADVREAPAVVLTVDGTAPDGRSLDLWAALREQPAHPVDDELLGARVLFSGGTTGRPKAFRQPLLGVHPLDAPARHPALAERLGIGPGIRFLSPAPSYHAAPFTFQLMTLAAGGTVVCLESFDPERALHALVDHEVTHSQWVPTMLSRLLAVPGRDEIPRAPSHRVAVTSGAPCPVRLKDAVNDWWGDILHEYYGASEGYGHTYVSPAESRARPGTVGRPLGEARVVVVDDAGNPLPPGEVGRVTFAQPGTGELRGMGDLGRLDDDGFLHLTGRSTFMIISGGVNIYPEEIEETLLDDAEVADVAVFGVPHPDLGEQVVAVVELEDGHTADATTADRLAEHCRAHLARFKTPRVFEFVPRLPRLPTGKLDKTALRSTYASRAATPNPTPIPTEESR; encoded by the coding sequence ATGTATCCGCCCACGGTCGCAGCCCGCACCCCGGACCTGCCCGCCTACGTGATGGCCGCGACGGGCGAGCAGCTCACCTTCGCCGAGCTCGACGCCGCCTCCAACCAGCTCGCGCACCTGCTGCGCGCCCACGGGGTCGTCGCCGGCGACACGCTCGTCCTGCTCCTGCCCAACGGTCTCGCCTGGCCCGTCGCGGTCGCGGCCGGGATGCGGACCGGGCTGCGCGTCACGCCCGTCAACTGGCACCTGGGCACGCCCGAGCTGTCCGCCCTCCTCCTCGAGGCCGCGCCCCGCGCCGTCGTCACGACCGTCGCGCTGGGCGCGACCCTCCACGCTGCCCTCGCCGACGTGCGGGAGGCACCCGCGGTCGTGCTCACGGTGGACGGCACGGCGCCCGACGGGCGCTCCCTGGACCTCTGGGCCGCGCTCCGGGAGCAGCCCGCGCACCCCGTCGACGACGAGCTGCTGGGCGCGCGCGTGCTCTTCAGCGGCGGCACCACCGGTCGCCCCAAGGCCTTCCGGCAGCCGCTCCTCGGGGTCCACCCGCTCGACGCCCCGGCCCGCCATCCCGCGCTCGCCGAGCGGCTCGGCATCGGCCCCGGCATCCGCTTCCTCTCCCCCGCGCCGAGCTACCACGCCGCGCCGTTCACCTTCCAGCTGATGACGCTCGCCGCCGGTGGCACCGTCGTCTGCCTGGAGTCCTTCGACCCGGAGCGGGCGCTGCACGCGCTGGTCGACCACGAGGTCACCCACTCGCAATGGGTGCCGACCATGCTGTCGCGGCTCCTCGCCGTACCGGGGCGGGACGAGATCCCGCGGGCGCCCTCGCACCGGGTGGCCGTGACGTCGGGCGCCCCGTGCCCCGTGCGTCTCAAGGACGCCGTGAACGACTGGTGGGGCGACATCCTCCACGAGTACTACGGCGCCTCGGAGGGCTACGGCCACACCTACGTGTCGCCCGCCGAGTCGCGCGCCCGGCCCGGCACGGTCGGCCGCCCCCTCGGCGAGGCCCGGGTGGTCGTCGTCGACGACGCCGGGAACCCGCTCCCGCCGGGCGAGGTCGGCCGGGTCACCTTCGCGCAGCCCGGCACCGGGGAGCTGCGCGGCATGGGCGACCTCGGGCGCCTCGACGACGACGGCTTCCTGCACCTCACCGGGCGCAGCACGTTCATGATCATCTCGGGCGGCGTGAACATCTATCCCGAGGAGATCGAGGAGACGCTGCTCGACGACGCCGAGGTGGCGGACGTGGCCGTCTTCGGCGTCCCCCACCCCGACCTCGGCGAGCAGGTCGTGGCCGTCGTCGAGCTCGAGGACGGGCACACGGCCGACGCCACGACCGCCGACCGGCTCGCCGAGCACTGCCGCGCCCACCTCGCCCGCTTCAAGACCCCGCGGGTGTTCGAGTTCGTGCCCCGGCTGCCCCGGCTGCCGACCGGCAAGCTCGACAAGACCGCGCTCCGGTCGACCTACGCGTCCCGTGCCGCCACCCCGAACCCGACCCCGATCCCCACGGAAGAGAGCCGATGA